The stretch of DNA CAACGTGACGCCAAACTCAGCACAATTTGCTCGCAGAGTTTCGATCTGCTTGCGGCTGATGGGGTCCGCGATCGGCAACGACCGGTCGCTGGTGGGCACATTATGGTCAGGGGTGGCAATGGTCCGCTCAGGTCGGCGAACGGGGCGATTGTTGATGCGTAGCCCCTCAAACGCTTGAGGGCTGGTGACTTCGTGGACCAAGTGCAGATCGATGTACAGGATGGCTGGTCCACTCTCGGGGGCGTGAACGACGTGCTGGTCCCAGATTTTGTCCAGCATAGTCCGCGGTGCGGACGAAGATGTTGCAGTCATTTTGTTGCAGAAAGAGCGTGTTTTGTAAGTTTTTCGTCTGGTTCCATCCGTGCCGATCGCCTTTGGCGTCGACGCCCCTCACTGTCGATCCTCAGGGGCAAACTGTCAATGAGATAGGGGACGCTTCAGTACCGTTTTCCGACACTGTGATTGACGACACTGCGATCGACGTTTTCAGACACCGTAGTAGTCACGATACCAGGCAACGAAGTTCGCGATTCCTGTTTGAATAGGCGTCTTGGGCTTAAATCCCACGGCAGATTCTAGGGCCGATGTGTCCGCGTAGGTCGCGGGTACGTCGCCCGGCTGCATCGGAAGCATGTTCTTCTGAGCCGTGATGCCTAGTTCTTTTTCAATGGTCTCGATGAACACGCCGAGTTCGACGGGGTCATTATTACCGATGTTGTAAATCCGGTAGGGAGCATTGCTGGACGAAGGATCGGGTTCATCGCTCTTCCAGTTTGGATCCGGTGCCGCGATTTGCTGACTGGTACGATCAACGCCCTCAACGATATCGTCGATGTAGGTGAAATCGCGTCGCATCTTTCCTTCGTTAAAGACGTCGATGGGACGTCCTTCGAGGATGGCTTTGACAAACAAGAACAACGCCATGTCAGGGCGACCCCACGGACCATAAACCGTGAAGAAACGCAGCCCCGTGGTGGGCAGCCCATACAGGTGGCTGTACGTATGAGCCATCAATTCGTTGCTCTTCTTGGTCGCCGCGTAGAGACTAAGCGGATGGTCGACTCGCTGGGAGGTCGAAAACGGCATTTGAGTCCCACCCCCGTAGACGCTGCTGCTGCTGGCATAGGTCAGATGCGGCGTTTTGGCGTGGCGACAAGCTTCAAGAATGTTCGTAAAACCGACCAGGTTGCTTTGCACGTAAGCACGAGGGTGCGTCAACGAGTACCGCACCCCAGCCTGGGCGGCGAGATGAACAACGCGGTCGAAATCATGCTTGGCAAACAGATCGTCGATGGCGGCCTGGTCAACAAGGTCGGCTTTGACGAACGTAAAGTTGTCGTGCCGTTGGAGTCGATCGAGCCTCGATTTCTTCAGCTCGACACTGTAGTAATCGTTCAGGTTATCCAGACCGACCACTCGATCGCCACGCTCGAGCAATCGCTCTGCTAAGTGGTAGCCAATGAAACCAGCGGCGCCGGTAATCAGGTGAGTACTCATGGAATGCCGAGGTACGCTGGAGTGAGAGGAATCGAGGACCCTAATTCAAAGACAAACGCCCACCGCCTTGCGAAAATAGCGACCCATTAAAGCCGTAGCTTAGTAAAACAAGCTCAAATGCGAAGAGCCGATCTAAACGGGCTCTTCGATGTACTCTTGGCGTTCCGTGTCTTTACCGGGGACGATCTTGGTCACGTTGACTTTGGTTCGACGCAATTCCTCGATTTCAGCCGCCATTTCGTTGATCAAATTGGCAATCTCAGTTCCCGCCGCTTCACCGATATTCACAATCAGGGCCTTTCGCGAGTTGTAGCTAAGTCCAGTTTGTTTCATCGGGATTCTCCTAAACCAAAATGTCAATCGAACGCTCATAGTTAAATTGAGCGGGCTTTAAAGACAAGCCAAAATCACTCTACCGTCACACTCTTCGCCAAATTACGCGGTTTATCCACGTCGCAACCACGAATCAGAGCGATATGGTACGACAATAATTGCAATGGAACGACCGTGACAATGGGCTGCAAGAACTGCTGAACCTGGGGAACATGGATCACGTCGTCGGCGATTTGGTGAACATGTGGATCATCTTCGCTGGCGATAGCGATAACGGGCCCGCCACGAGCCTTTACTTCTTCCATATTGGCCATGACTTTGTCGTACGTACCGCCGGCGGGCACGATAAACACACTCGGTGTCGCATCGTCCACTAACGCGATCGGCCCGTGCTTCATCTCGGCTGCTGGATATCCCTCGGCGTGGATGTAGCTGATTTCTTTTAGCTTCAATGCGCCCTCGAGCGCGGTTGGGAAGTTGTATTGGCGTCCCAGGTAAAGGACGTTGTTGGCCGAAGCATATTTCTTGGCAACGTCCTTCACTTGTTCGTTGCACGTCAAGGCTTGCTGGACGGCGTTGGGCAGCAACCGAAGCTCTTCGATCAGACGCTGTCCGCCTTCGAAACTCAGGTGCCGCATGCGTCCAAAATACAAAGCCAACATCGCAAGCACGCAACATTGGGACGTGTACGCTTTCGTGCTGGCGACACCGATTTCGGGGCCCGCGTGCAAGTAGACTCCACCGTCCGCCGCTTGCGCGATTGAGCTGGCAACAACGTTGCAGATTGCCAGCGTCCGGTGTCCTTTTCGTTTGGTCTCGTTCAGTGCCGCAAGCGTGTCTGCGGTTTCACCACTTTGCGTGATTCCAAAGACGAGCGTGTTGTTTTCGATCGGCGGATTTCGGTATCGCAATTCGCTGGCGTATTCAACACTAACAGGAATCCGTGCGAGCTCTTCAATTAAGTATTCACCAACCAGTGCCGAGTGCCAACTCGTGCCACAGCCCGTCAAGATAATTCGTTCAACGCTGCGCAGTTGCTGGGGTGTCAGATTCAAACCACCGAACACAGCCGTTGCGTTTTGATCGTCAAGTCGACCACGCATCGCGTTGCGAAGCGATTCGGGTTGCTCGTAGATTTCCTTGAGCATGTAATGATCGAAACCATCCAAACCCACTTCGCCGCTTTCGGTTTCCAACTGTCGAATGTCGACCCGAACCTTGCCTTGGTCGCGGTGCAGTACAGAAAATCCTTCCGGGGTGAGCACCGCGATTTGATGGTCCGCAAGATAGACGATGCGGTCGGTGCGTCCAGCCAACGGCGATGCATCACTGGAAACAAAATACTCACCGCGCCCCACACCAATCACCAAAGGGCTGCCAAACCGAGCGGCAATCATCAAGCTGGGCTTGTCGCGAAACGCGATCGCCAAACCGTACGTTCCGCGCAACCGAGCGATCGCGGCTTGCACAGCCGACAAGTATCGCATGTTGGGTTGATCTTTAATCTCAGGCGACTGCTTTAGTTCCTCGGCAATCAGGTGAGCGATCACTTCGCTATCGGTGTCGGACTTAAAGACGTAACCCTTGGCGATCAATTCATCCTTAAGAACCTGGAAGTTCTCGATCACGCCATTGTGCACTAAAACAATTTCACCCTCACCGCCGAGGTGCGGGTGAGCGTTGGGTTCGGTGGCCGGGCCGTGCGTGGCCCAACGAGTGTGTCCGATTCCCAAGATTCCAGCTTTGGGTTCGTTGCCGATCTTGGCCGCTAAAGAGTCAATTCGCCCGACGGACCGAGTGATATCGAATCGACTTCCGCCATGAATTGCCACACCGGCGCTGTCATAGCCGCGGTACTCCAAACGCCGGAGCCCATCAATTAGGAAGGGACATGCGTCTTCACTTCCGACGTAGCCAACGATTCCACACATATTGCTTGGTCTCTTATTCGTCTCTCGATCTGTTGCCGTGTCTTGCACGTGCCCACACGACACATCTAGGGAAAGCCTAACTCAAACTGGCTCAATCACACTAGAGAAGACGAACTCGATCTGCCTACCTGCTTAGGATCGGCACACTTATCCCACAAAGTCGGCAAAACATGGCCGTTCGGCGAGAAATGACCAATGAATCGGGTTCTACTTGGCTACTAAGCTCAAGATCTCTCGCTGACGCCCATCCATATTTTACGCCGCATTCCGTTTAAAACGGCTCAGTGGCTTGAACGGCTCAGTGGCTTGAACGGCTCAGTGGCTTGAACGGCTCAGTGGCTTAGGGAGCACAGCGCCTTGGGAGCAAAGCGCCTTGGGAGCACAGTGCCTCAGGGGGCCAAGTGGCTTAGGCAGCACGACGATTGGGGCCGACTTGCGACTGCGACGAACGCTTAAGCGGTTGCCAAGATGGGCCCTCATGAACCAATACCACAGTCGATGGCTTGCAAATTCTAGCTAGCAAACCATGAATTTCGGGGGTATCCCATTCGTTTTGCGGCTGCGAAAACAGCACGAGATCGACCGACCCGATCGTATGAGCGACACGGGTAAGTCCGCGATCGAGAGATTCAGGATAGACCTGAGAGCTCACGCCGGCAGCTCGCAACTTTTGGTGGAACTGCATCAGAGTGGTTTCGCCACCCGCCATTTCAAACTGGTCCAAGGCGATGTAGCGGACGGTCTTATCCGATTGGGCGGTCAGCGTTTGGATGACTTCAATCGCGCGTGATCCGTCACCCACACCCACTTCCAGCGCCGTTTCGACTGACAGGCTCTTGATCTGCTTCAACAGCGGCCCGTTGGCGGACGAACCCCCAAACAGGCTAAGCCTCGCTTTTTTCGCCGGTGGTGCGGGCGTTTCAGCCGGAACGACCTTCGTTACCGAAGCAGCCTTCGCGGTGGTCGCCGCGGGAGCCCTATCGGTCGCAGTGGCCGTCTTCTTCTTTGCGATGGGAGTCGGGTTCGTTGCCCCGGGCGCTGGATCGCTCGACGCATTCGGCTGAGCCGACTTTTCCGGTTGCGATGGTTCTCCGGACCGGCCGCGAAGAGTGTTCCACAATTTTAGCAGCGGCATCGAAGCAGGCCCCGACAGAAAGAGAAGCGTTTGAATCGCCAAAACGAACACGGAAGGCGTTCAAAAGTACCGCCTCGAACGTTTATGTCGGCAACGCGGTCCCGTTCGCTCGACTGGTTCCGGCAAGGTTCAGGTTACGCAGATAGGGCGCGAGTCTGCGTCCTAGGCTTGCTGTACCAGATCAAGACCTGCTCTTCCTTTCGTCGGCAATCATGAAACACCCCTTTCGCTCTAGCGATTCAATCAAGACAGCTTCCAAGGACAGGATGCGTTTTAGGGACAACTTGGCGACCAAGCGAGCTTTGATCGAAATCTGTGAAGAACGACTCGCACTTTCGGCATCGTTAGCCGCCGATGTGCTGATGGAGCTATCCCCTTGGGGTGAGATCGAAACCGACCTGGTTGCACCGCCGACACCGATCGAGGCCGATACCGCTGCTGCGTCAACACAAAACGGCGTCGATCTAGACTCCGGAAACTTAACCGATCCGGGGCAAGCCTATGATTTGTTCAGTCAGGCGGAAGCCCTGCGAACCACTGACAATACCCTCACCGGTGCCGGGCAAACGATCGCCGTCATTGACAGTGGCATCGCATGGGATCACACCTCACTGGGTACAACACTAGGTAGCGGATTTGGCCCTGGCTATCGCGTCGTCGGCGGTTGGGACTTTGCCGAGAACGACGCTGA from Rubripirellula amarantea encodes:
- the glmS gene encoding glutamine--fructose-6-phosphate transaminase (isomerizing), producing MCGIVGYVGSEDACPFLIDGLRRLEYRGYDSAGVAIHGGSRFDITRSVGRIDSLAAKIGNEPKAGILGIGHTRWATHGPATEPNAHPHLGGEGEIVLVHNGVIENFQVLKDELIAKGYVFKSDTDSEVIAHLIAEELKQSPEIKDQPNMRYLSAVQAAIARLRGTYGLAIAFRDKPSLMIAARFGSPLVIGVGRGEYFVSSDASPLAGRTDRIVYLADHQIAVLTPEGFSVLHRDQGKVRVDIRQLETESGEVGLDGFDHYMLKEIYEQPESLRNAMRGRLDDQNATAVFGGLNLTPQQLRSVERIILTGCGTSWHSALVGEYLIEELARIPVSVEYASELRYRNPPIENNTLVFGITQSGETADTLAALNETKRKGHRTLAICNVVASSIAQAADGGVYLHAGPEIGVASTKAYTSQCCVLAMLALYFGRMRHLSFEGGQRLIEELRLLPNAVQQALTCNEQVKDVAKKYASANNVLYLGRQYNFPTALEGALKLKEISYIHAEGYPAAEMKHGPIALVDDATPSVFIVPAGGTYDKVMANMEEVKARGGPVIAIASEDDPHVHQIADDVIHVPQVQQFLQPIVTVVPLQLLSYHIALIRGCDVDKPRNLAKSVTVE
- a CDS encoding NAD-dependent epimerase, which codes for MSTHLITGAAGFIGYHLAERLLERGDRVVGLDNLNDYYSVELKKSRLDRLQRHDNFTFVKADLVDQAAIDDLFAKHDFDRVVHLAAQAGVRYSLTHPRAYVQSNLVGFTNILEACRHAKTPHLTYASSSSVYGGGTQMPFSTSQRVDHPLSLYAATKKSNELMAHTYSHLYGLPTTGLRFFTVYGPWGRPDMALFLFVKAILEGRPIDVFNEGKMRRDFTYIDDIVEGVDRTSQQIAAPDPNWKSDEPDPSSSNAPYRIYNIGNNDPVELGVFIETIEKELGITAQKNMLPMQPGDVPATYADTSALESAVGFKPKTPIQTGIANFVAWYRDYYGV